The genomic interval GATGATGTCTTGTGGGCGCTTTCGGATTTGCAGCGCAAAAGCGAGATGTTCGTAGACCGACATGGTGGAAAACAACGAACCGTCTTGCGGAACCAGCCCGATGCCGCGCATGGCGGGTTTTTCGTGAGTCACGTCGCGTCCCTGGATGGTGATTTTCCCGGATTGGACGGGCTTTAATCCACAGATGGCTTCAAGAATGGTCGTTTTACCGCAGCCGGTTTTTCCCATCAAGACGCCGTATTGTCCCTGCGGGATTTCAAACGAGACATCGTTAATCTGAAACTGACCGAGTTTCACGCACAGGTTTTCAACGCAGATCAATTCTCAAGCCACCCCTTGCTTAGAGTAGTCGAGTCCATAATAGCGAATGACGATAAGTAAGAGTACGGCGGCGGACACCATGATGATCGACACGCTCAGCGCCGCTTCGATGTTGCCGATGCTGAGTTCAAGAAAAACCGTCGTCGGCAGAACTTCGGTCTTGCCGCGGGTTGCGCCAGCAAAAATCAAGATCGGCCCAAATTCGCCCATCGCTCGCGCCCACGCCAACGTAAACGCGGTAAACATTCCACGCTTGGCTTCTGGTAATACCACCAGCGAGAACGCCTGCCAGCGGCTACAACCCAGCGTCAACGCCACTTCTTCCTGCCGGGGATTAATCGAATCAAACGTGCTGCGCATGGTGCGCACCGCAAACGCGCAGGCGACCGTAAATTGCGCCAGAATGACGCTGGGAATCGCATACGTAATTTGAAAAACATGGCTCTCAAACCATTTGATCGGCGGCGCTTGAAAGAGGATCAATAAACTCAGTCCGATGACCAGCGGCGGCAGAACAATGGGGATATCCAAAATCGCGTCGATGACGTTTTTTCCTGGAAATGAAACGCGCGACAATATATAACCAATTGGCGCCGCTACCCATAATGAGAGAATTGCTGAAATCGTAACCGATATCAGGCTTAACCGAATTGAATATTGAATGTATTCACTCTTAAGCGCTTCGATCAGATCGTACGGCGTTGTATACGATAAATCGGCCAGCAGCATGGCGGCGATCAGCAAAACATAGGCGCCAGCAATGATCCAAAGACAAATCCAAAATGGAATATCTAATAATTGCTGATACGACAAATGCGCTGCATCTTTTTCGTTAAGGCTTAAAGCCGATTGCGGTGTGTTTGGCTTCATTGCGTTCTTACATTTCTTGACCGGTTAAGGTTTTTACTTTGTCTTTCGTCCACTCGTCTTCTTCTTGATTATCGGTTGAACCGCCCAGCCAT from Candidatus Hinthialibacter antarcticus carries:
- a CDS encoding ABC transporter permease; translation: MKPNTPQSALSLNEKDAAHLSYQQLLDIPFWICLWIIAGAYVLLIAAMLLADLSYTTPYDLIEALKSEYIQYSIRLSLISVTISAILSLWVAAPIGYILSRVSFPGKNVIDAILDIPIVLPPLVIGLSLLILFQAPPIKWFESHVFQITYAIPSVILAQFTVACAFAVRTMRSTFDSINPRQEEVALTLGCSRWQAFSLVVLPEAKRGMFTAFTLAWARAMGEFGPILIFAGATRGKTEVLPTTVFLELSIGNIEAALSVSIIMVSAAVLLLIVIRYYGLDYSKQGVA